From one Catellatospora sp. IY07-71 genomic stretch:
- a CDS encoding DUF4193 domain-containing protein → MATDYDAPRRDEADLGEDSLEELKARRVDNQSGSVDVDEVDLAEAFELPGGDLADEELTVKVVPMQADEFRCSRCFLVHHRSQLAGERNGEPICRECA, encoded by the coding sequence ATGGCCACCGACTACGACGCCCCGCGCCGTGACGAGGCCGACCTCGGTGAGGACAGCCTCGAAGAGCTGAAGGCTCGGCGTGTCGACAACCAGTCGGGCAGCGTGGACGTGGACGAGGTCGACCTGGCCGAGGCGTTCGAGCTGCCGGGTGGCGACCTCGCCGACGAGGAGCTGACGGTCAAGGTCGTGCCGATGCAGGCCGACGAGTTCCGCTGCTCGCGGTGCTTCCTGGTGCACCACCGCAGCCAGCTGGCCGGTGAGCGCAACGGCGAGCCGATCTGCCGCGAGTGCGCCTGA
- a CDS encoding DUF3093 domain-containing protein encodes MASSGTTPTGVGAARPVPRHTERLSTPWWLWVPGLLAAAVLAAQVGLGAAGPRGWVAYVVVLPLAAYGLWWLGRIRITVDGEQLRVDDAVLPLRHVAQVVPLDAETKRELLGPSADPMAFVIQRPWVGGAVQVVLDDPDDVTPYWVISSRRPEELARALRPSG; translated from the coding sequence ATGGCGTCCTCAGGCACAACGCCGACAGGGGTCGGTGCGGCACGGCCTGTGCCCCGGCACACGGAGCGCCTGTCGACCCCGTGGTGGCTGTGGGTGCCCGGCCTGCTGGCCGCCGCCGTGCTCGCGGCGCAGGTCGGGCTGGGTGCGGCGGGTCCCCGCGGCTGGGTGGCGTACGTGGTCGTGCTGCCCCTGGCGGCCTACGGCCTGTGGTGGCTGGGCCGGATCCGGATCACGGTGGACGGCGAGCAGCTGCGGGTGGACGACGCCGTGCTGCCGCTGCGGCACGTGGCGCAGGTCGTCCCGCTGGACGCGGAGACCAAGCGCGAGCTGCTCGGGCCGAGCGCCGACCCGATGGCGTTCGTGATCCAGCGGCCGTGGGTCGGCGGGGCCGTGCAGGTGGTGCTGGACGACCCCGACGACGTCACGCCGTACTGGGTGATCAGTTCGCGCCGCCCGGAGGAGCTGGCGCGGGCGCTGCGGCCCTCAGGCTGA
- the dut gene encoding dUTP diphosphatase, translated as MYPPATPPVVVPIRRLDPDLPLPSYAHPGDAGADLYAAEDAAIAPGERRLIRTGVAIALPDGFVGLVHPRSGLAAKMGVTVLNAPGTVDAGYRGEILVQLINHDRSATAKISRGDRIAQLVVQRVERAHFHDVAELPDSARGTGGHGSTGN; from the coding sequence TTGTATCCCCCTGCGACCCCGCCCGTCGTGGTGCCGATCCGCCGGCTCGACCCCGACCTGCCGCTGCCGTCGTACGCCCATCCGGGCGACGCCGGCGCGGACCTGTACGCGGCCGAGGACGCCGCGATCGCGCCCGGTGAGCGCCGGCTGATCCGCACCGGCGTGGCGATCGCCCTGCCGGACGGATTCGTCGGACTCGTCCACCCTCGGTCGGGTCTGGCGGCGAAAATGGGGGTGACTGTGCTGAACGCTCCCGGCACCGTGGACGCGGGCTACCGGGGCGAGATCCTGGTGCAGCTGATCAACCACGACCGGTCTGCCACCGCGAAGATCTCGCGCGGGGACCGCATCGCGCAACTTGTCGTGCAGCGGGTGGAGCGGGCACACTTCCACGACGTCGCCGAACTGCCGGACTCCGCGCGGGGCACCGGCGGTCACGGCTCGACGGGGAACTGA
- a CDS encoding OB-fold nucleic acid binding domain-containing protein, translating to MSTDQARPRAKGLRGMLHRLTASDQELESEELRRDTELAGCVCADTVHRGELVNVSGRLRTVVYTPRTNLPTLEADLYDGTDLITLVFLGRRHINGIEPGRGLSVRGRVAVRDGRKVIYNPYYELEAAA from the coding sequence ATGTCGACCGACCAAGCGCGACCACGGGCCAAGGGGCTGCGTGGGATGCTCCACCGGCTCACCGCCAGCGATCAGGAGCTGGAGTCCGAGGAGCTGCGCCGTGACACCGAGCTCGCCGGCTGTGTCTGCGCCGACACCGTGCACCGTGGGGAACTCGTCAACGTCAGCGGCCGGCTCCGCACGGTGGTCTACACCCCGCGCACGAACCTGCCCACGCTGGAAGCCGACCTCTACGACGGCACGGATCTGATCACGCTGGTCTTCCTGGGGCGGCGGCACATCAACGGCATCGAGCCCGGACGGGGTCTGTCCGTCCGGGGCCGCGTCGCCGTGCGCGACGGCCGCAAGGTCATCTACAACCCGTACTACGAGCTGGAAGCGGCCGCGTGA
- a CDS encoding DUF3159 domain-containing protein, whose protein sequence is MTERTERGMDTTEEEELPPFAEQMAQQLGGLRGMTEAAIPVIVFVLTNLLLGLRFPAEESRIALQWAIIASATVAVGVAIMRLAQRKPVRFAINGLFGIALGAWMAWDSGKEVDFYLPGIWIIIGQIVVLVGSILIGHPAVGWFWSVVANGGRNDWRDNARLVRVFTQLTALWAAVFAVKVVVQGSLWMAEQGTALGIARIVMGTPLFALLLVITFGVVRRVRRDQEASPA, encoded by the coding sequence ATGACCGAGCGCACCGAGCGCGGCATGGACACGACGGAGGAAGAGGAGCTTCCTCCGTTCGCCGAGCAGATGGCACAGCAGCTGGGCGGCCTGCGCGGCATGACCGAGGCCGCGATCCCGGTGATCGTGTTCGTGCTCACCAACCTGCTGCTGGGCCTGCGGTTCCCGGCCGAGGAGTCCCGCATCGCGCTGCAGTGGGCGATCATCGCGTCCGCGACCGTGGCGGTGGGGGTCGCGATCATGCGGCTGGCCCAGCGCAAGCCGGTCCGGTTCGCGATCAACGGCCTGTTCGGCATCGCGCTGGGCGCCTGGATGGCCTGGGACTCCGGCAAGGAGGTCGACTTCTACCTGCCCGGCATCTGGATCATCATCGGCCAGATCGTGGTGCTGGTCGGCTCGATCCTCATCGGGCACCCGGCCGTGGGCTGGTTCTGGTCCGTGGTGGCCAACGGCGGGCGCAACGACTGGCGCGACAACGCCCGGTTGGTCCGGGTGTTCACGCAGCTCACGGCGCTGTGGGCGGCGGTGTTCGCGGTCAAGGTGGTGGTCCAGGGCAGTCTGTGGATGGCCGAGCAGGGCACCGCGCTGGGCATCGCCCGCATCGTGATGGGCACGCCGCTGTTCGCCCTGCTGCTGGTGATCACGTTCGGGGTGGTCCGCCGCGTCCGCCGCGACCAGGAGGCCAGCCCCGCCTGA
- a CDS encoding TrkA family potassium uptake protein — protein MRVAIAGAGNVGRSIAQELIENGHQVMLLERQPRMLRPERVPAADWVLADACELSSLQEINLAACDVVVAATGDDKVNLVVSLLAKTEFAVPRVVARVNRAENEWLFTEQWGVDVSVSKPRLMAALVEEAVTVGDLVRLMTFRQGEANLVEITLPEDAPHVGQPIRNIPLPPDSALVAIVRGRRVLTPTPDDPVESGDELVFVCTVEVEEQVRSVILGADSVEKTRSRRR, from the coding sequence ATGCGCGTCGCCATCGCCGGGGCCGGCAACGTCGGGCGCTCCATCGCCCAGGAGCTGATCGAGAACGGCCACCAGGTCATGCTGCTCGAACGGCAGCCGCGGATGCTGCGCCCGGAGCGGGTGCCCGCCGCCGACTGGGTGCTCGCCGACGCCTGCGAGCTGTCCAGCCTCCAGGAGATCAACCTCGCCGCGTGCGACGTGGTGGTCGCCGCCACCGGCGACGACAAGGTCAACCTGGTGGTGTCGCTGCTGGCCAAGACGGAGTTCGCGGTGCCGCGGGTGGTCGCCCGGGTCAACCGCGCCGAGAACGAGTGGCTGTTCACCGAGCAGTGGGGCGTGGACGTCTCCGTGTCCAAGCCGCGCCTGATGGCCGCCCTGGTCGAGGAGGCGGTCACCGTCGGCGACCTGGTCCGGCTGATGACGTTCCGGCAGGGCGAGGCCAACCTGGTCGAGATCACCCTGCCCGAGGACGCGCCGCACGTCGGCCAGCCGATCCGCAACATCCCGCTGCCGCCCGACAGCGCGCTGGTCGCCATCGTGCGCGGCCGCCGGGTGCTCACGCCGACCCCCGACGACCCGGTCGAGTCCGGCGACGAGCTGGTGTTCGTCTGCACCGTCGAGGTCGAGGAGCAGGTGCGCTCGGTCATCCTGGGCGCCGACAGCGTCGAGAAGACCCGCTCCCGCCGCCGCTGA
- a CDS encoding TrkA family potassium uptake protein: protein MHVVIMGCGRVGSTLAHSLEARGHSVSIIDQDADAFRRLSPDFAGTTVTGMGFDREVLMQAGIERADAFAAVSSGDNSNIISARLARETFGVQRVVARIYDQRRAEVYERLGIPTVATVRWTADRIVRHLVPEGHTELYRDPTSTVAIIETPVNPAWIGHPLHTLEEATGTRAAFVMRFGIGTLTTASTVLQDGDQVFMLVTDEIADAVTKIAAAPPAAV, encoded by the coding sequence GTGCACGTTGTGATCATGGGGTGTGGCCGGGTCGGCTCGACGCTCGCACACAGCCTGGAGGCGCGCGGGCACTCGGTCTCGATCATCGACCAGGACGCCGACGCGTTCCGGCGGCTCTCCCCCGACTTCGCGGGCACCACGGTCACCGGGATGGGCTTCGACCGCGAGGTCCTCATGCAGGCCGGCATCGAGCGCGCCGACGCCTTCGCCGCCGTGTCCAGCGGCGACAACTCCAACATCATCTCGGCCCGGCTGGCCCGGGAGACGTTCGGCGTGCAGCGTGTCGTGGCCCGCATCTACGACCAGCGCCGCGCCGAGGTGTACGAGCGGCTCGGCATCCCCACCGTGGCCACCGTGCGCTGGACCGCCGACCGCATCGTGCGCCACCTGGTGCCCGAGGGCCACACCGAGCTCTACCGCGACCCCACCAGCACCGTCGCCATCATCGAGACCCCGGTCAACCCGGCCTGGATCGGCCACCCGCTGCACACGCTGGAGGAGGCCACCGGCACCCGGGCGGCGTTCGTCATGCGCTTCGGCATCGGCACGCTGACCACCGCCTCCACCGTGCTGCAGGACGGCGACCAGGTCTTCATGCTGGTCACCGATGAGATCGCCGACGCCGTCACCAAGATCGCAGCCGCGCCGCCGGCCGCCGTCTGA
- a CDS encoding APC family permease, with protein MASPTSLLKRLLLGRPFRSDRLQHTLLPKRIALPIFASDALSSVAYAPGEILLTLSIAGAAAYAYSPWVALAVVVVMLTVVASYRQNVHAYPSGGGDYEVATVNLGSKAGIGVASALLVDYVLTVAVSISSGVENLGAAVPFIGEHKVFWAVGLIALLAALNLRGLRESGSMFAVPTYLFMFAMLGLIGWGIVRIFVLGEDLKAPSAELTILPEHGLQVGATFAFGFLLVRAFSSGCAALTGVEAISNGVPAFKPPKSKNAATTLLLLGVLSIIMMVSIVALSLKTGLQYVEDPQEQIVGAGPGYVQPTVTAQLAETIFDHFPPGFYLVIAVTALILVLAANTAFNGFPVLGSILAQDRYLPRQLHTRGDRLAFSNGIIMLAAFAAVLVVAFQAETTRLIQLYIVGVFVSFTLSQIGMLRHWNRLLRTERDQSARRRMKRARAINGFGAVLTGFVLILVLLTKFTHGAWISIVAMAVIYVVMVGIRRHYDTVARELVPSEERPVLPARNHAIVLVSKLHLPTMRALAYAKATRPDTLTALTVNVDIADTRAIQAEWERRGISVPLTVVDSPYREISRPIIDYVKSLRRASPRDVVTVYIPEYVVGRWWEHLLHNQSALRIKGRLLYEPGVMVTSVPWQLASTSATDLDRLDRELVRSPARGPRAGEES; from the coding sequence GTGGCGAGTCCTACCTCCCTGCTGAAGCGGTTGCTGCTCGGCAGGCCGTTCCGTTCCGACCGGCTGCAGCACACCCTGCTGCCCAAGCGCATCGCACTGCCGATCTTCGCCTCGGACGCGCTCTCCAGCGTCGCGTACGCGCCCGGCGAGATCCTGCTGACGCTGTCGATCGCGGGTGCGGCGGCGTACGCGTACTCGCCCTGGGTGGCGCTGGCGGTCGTGGTGGTCATGCTCACCGTGGTGGCCAGCTACCGCCAGAACGTGCACGCCTACCCCTCGGGCGGCGGCGACTACGAGGTCGCCACGGTCAACCTGGGCTCCAAGGCGGGCATCGGCGTGGCCAGCGCCCTGCTGGTCGACTACGTGCTCACGGTGGCGGTGTCCATCTCCTCCGGCGTGGAGAACCTGGGCGCGGCCGTCCCGTTCATCGGCGAGCACAAGGTGTTCTGGGCGGTGGGCCTGATCGCCCTGCTGGCCGCGCTGAACCTGCGCGGCCTGCGCGAGTCGGGCAGCATGTTCGCCGTCCCGACCTACCTGTTCATGTTCGCCATGCTGGGCCTGATCGGCTGGGGCATCGTGCGGATCTTCGTGCTCGGCGAGGACCTGAAGGCGCCCAGCGCGGAGCTGACCATCCTGCCCGAGCACGGGCTGCAGGTCGGCGCCACGTTCGCCTTCGGCTTCCTGCTGGTGCGCGCGTTCTCCTCCGGCTGCGCGGCGCTGACCGGCGTCGAGGCCATCTCCAACGGGGTGCCCGCGTTCAAGCCGCCGAAGTCGAAGAACGCGGCGACCACGTTGCTGCTGCTGGGCGTGCTGTCGATCATCATGATGGTCTCCATCGTGGCGCTGAGCCTGAAGACCGGGCTGCAGTACGTCGAGGACCCGCAGGAGCAGATCGTCGGGGCAGGGCCGGGCTACGTGCAGCCCACCGTCACCGCGCAGCTGGCCGAGACCATCTTCGACCACTTCCCGCCCGGGTTCTACCTCGTCATCGCGGTGACGGCGCTGATCCTGGTGCTGGCGGCGAACACGGCGTTCAACGGCTTCCCGGTGCTCGGCTCGATCCTGGCGCAGGACCGCTACCTGCCGCGGCAGCTGCACACCCGCGGTGACCGGCTGGCCTTCTCCAACGGCATCATCATGCTGGCCGCCTTCGCCGCGGTGCTGGTGGTCGCCTTCCAGGCGGAGACGACCCGGCTGATCCAGCTATACATCGTGGGCGTGTTCGTGTCGTTCACGCTGTCCCAGATCGGCATGCTGCGGCACTGGAACCGGCTGCTGCGCACCGAGCGGGACCAGTCCGCGCGCCGCCGGATGAAGCGGGCCCGCGCCATCAACGGGTTCGGCGCGGTGCTGACCGGGTTCGTGCTGATCCTGGTGCTGCTGACCAAGTTCACCCACGGCGCCTGGATCTCGATCGTGGCGATGGCGGTCATCTACGTGGTCATGGTGGGCATCCGGCGCCACTACGACACGGTGGCCCGCGAGCTGGTGCCGTCGGAGGAGCGGCCGGTGCTGCCGGCCCGCAACCACGCGATCGTGCTGGTCAGCAAGCTGCACCTGCCCACCATGCGGGCACTGGCGTACGCGAAGGCGACGCGGCCGGACACGCTCACCGCGCTCACCGTCAACGTCGACATCGCCGACACCCGGGCCATCCAGGCCGAGTGGGAGCGGCGCGGCATCAGCGTCCCGCTGACGGTGGTCGACTCGCCGTACCGCGAGATCAGCCGCCCCATCATCGACTACGTGAAGTCGCTGCGCCGGGCCTCGCCGCGGGACGTGGTGACGGTCTACATCCCCGAGTACGTGGTCGGCCGCTGGTGGGAGCACCTGCTGCACAACCAGTCCGCGCTGCGGATCAAGGGCCGCCTGCTGTACGAGCCGGGCGTGATGGTGACCAGCGTGCCGTGGCAGCTCGCCTCGACCAGCGCCACCGACCTGGACCGGCTGGACCGGGAGCTGGTGCGCAGCCCCGCCCGCGGCCCGCGCGCCGGGGAGGAGTCGTAG
- a CDS encoding class I SAM-dependent RNA methyltransferase → MAELYEGDKVEVTVGAVAHGGHCVARHEGRVIFVRHALPGERVVTEITEIHKAYLRGDCVEVLDASPDRITPRCPYAHANGCGGCDLQHVAPAAQREWKTAVVREQLTRLGGLDAAAVDALGVTVEALPGGDEGWRTRVRYRADALGRPGLLKHRSNEVVAISRCAIAHPEIQALDVLERRWPDRDVIDVVKPSSGRAQLVQDPPQEIEERAAGHAFTISAGGFWQVHPAAADALTGAVRELLAPRPGEHAWDLYGGAGLFAAALADAVGVTGAVTMVESARDGVAAARGNLAGLPVRVVEATVEKALHRDRRPKERLPRPDVVVLDPPRTGAGAAVVRAIAAAAPRAVAYVACDPAALARDVRTFRDQGWELRALRAFDLFPQTHHVECVALLAPADGGR, encoded by the coding sequence GTGGCCGAGCTGTACGAGGGGGACAAGGTCGAGGTCACCGTCGGCGCGGTCGCGCACGGCGGGCACTGCGTGGCCCGGCACGAGGGCCGCGTGATCTTCGTGCGGCACGCGCTGCCCGGCGAGCGGGTGGTGACGGAGATCACGGAGATTCACAAGGCGTACCTGCGCGGCGACTGCGTCGAGGTGCTGGACGCGTCGCCGGACCGGATCACCCCGCGCTGCCCGTACGCCCACGCCAACGGCTGCGGCGGCTGCGACCTGCAGCACGTCGCGCCCGCGGCGCAGCGGGAGTGGAAGACGGCGGTGGTGCGCGAGCAGCTGACCCGGCTGGGCGGGCTGGACGCGGCGGCGGTGGACGCGCTCGGCGTGACGGTCGAGGCGCTGCCCGGCGGCGACGAGGGCTGGCGCACCCGGGTGCGCTACCGCGCGGACGCGCTCGGCCGCCCCGGGCTGCTCAAGCACCGCTCCAACGAGGTGGTGGCGATCAGCCGGTGCGCCATCGCGCACCCGGAGATCCAGGCGCTGGACGTGCTGGAGCGCCGATGGCCGGATCGTGACGTGATCGACGTGGTCAAGCCGTCCAGCGGGCGGGCCCAGCTGGTGCAGGACCCGCCGCAGGAGATCGAGGAGCGGGCCGCCGGGCACGCGTTCACCATCTCGGCGGGCGGGTTCTGGCAGGTGCACCCGGCCGCCGCCGACGCGCTGACCGGTGCGGTGCGCGAGCTGCTGGCGCCGCGGCCGGGCGAGCACGCCTGGGACCTGTACGGCGGGGCCGGGCTGTTCGCCGCGGCGCTGGCCGACGCGGTCGGGGTGACCGGCGCGGTGACCATGGTCGAGTCCGCGCGCGACGGCGTGGCGGCCGCCCGGGGCAACCTGGCCGGGCTGCCGGTGCGGGTGGTCGAGGCGACCGTGGAGAAGGCCCTGCACCGGGACCGCAGGCCCAAGGAGCGGCTGCCCCGGCCGGACGTGGTGGTGCTGGACCCGCCGCGCACCGGGGCCGGGGCGGCCGTGGTGCGCGCCATCGCGGCGGCCGCTCCGCGCGCTGTGGCGTACGTCGCGTGCGATCCGGCGGCGCTGGCCCGGGACGTGCGCACGTTCCGGGATCAGGGCTGGGAGCTGCGGGCGCTGCGGGCCTTCGACCTGTTCCCGCAGACCCACCACGTGGAGTGCGTGGCCCTGCTGGCGCCCGCGGACGGCGGCCGCTGA
- the dxs gene encoding 1-deoxy-D-xylulose-5-phosphate synthase: MIEGGNLLSTVRGPQDLKTLSPEQLTALAAEIRDFLVAKVARTGGHLGPNLGVVELTLAMHRVFDSPVDRFVFDTGHQAYVHKMVTGRLDGFDGLRQRGGLTGYPNQAESEHDLVENCHASTALSYADGIAKGYALRGEKRHTVAVVGDGALTGGMCWEALNNIAATDNPLVIIVNDNGRSYAPTIGGLADHLATLRLNPGYEKVLDLVKDALEKTPLVGKPLFDALHAVKKGIKDAVAPQALFEDLGLKYIGPVDGHDQEALESALNRAKRFGGPVIVHAVTAKGYGYQPALDDEADRLHAPSAFDPETGRLLAAPSLKWTNVFADELVAIAGERPDVVGITAAMPESTGIDKLAAAFPDRAYDVGIAEQHATTSAAGLALAGLHPVVAVYATFLNRAFDQVLLDVALHRLPVTFVLDRAGITGPDGPSHYGIWDMSVFGVVPGLRVAAPRDAETLREELREAIGITDGPTIVRFPTGSVPAALPALRRVGGQDGLGGLDVLAEAERKDVLLVSVGAFAHLSVQVAAKLAERGFGVTVVDPRWVRPVPVDLVALAREHKLVVTLEDGVRAGGVGDAVSKLLRDNEVDVPLRDLGVPLQWLDHGTRAEILAEIGLTAPEITERVTKWAAAVTTPAQAPLVSSVRS, translated from the coding sequence ATGATCGAGGGCGGGAACCTGCTGAGCACCGTACGAGGGCCGCAGGACCTCAAGACCCTGAGCCCGGAGCAGCTGACCGCGCTGGCGGCGGAGATCCGGGACTTCCTGGTCGCGAAGGTCGCCCGCACCGGCGGCCACCTCGGCCCGAACCTCGGTGTGGTGGAGCTCACGCTCGCCATGCACCGGGTGTTCGACTCCCCGGTCGACCGTTTCGTCTTCGACACCGGCCACCAGGCGTACGTGCACAAGATGGTCACCGGCCGCCTCGACGGCTTCGACGGCCTGCGCCAGCGCGGCGGCCTCACCGGCTACCCGAACCAGGCCGAGAGCGAGCACGACCTGGTCGAGAACTGCCACGCGTCGACCGCGCTCTCCTACGCCGACGGCATCGCCAAGGGCTACGCGCTGCGCGGTGAGAAGCGGCACACCGTCGCGGTCGTGGGCGACGGCGCGCTGACCGGCGGCATGTGCTGGGAGGCGCTGAACAACATCGCCGCCACCGACAACCCGCTGGTGATCATCGTCAACGACAACGGGCGCTCGTACGCGCCCACCATCGGCGGCCTCGCCGACCACCTGGCCACGCTGCGCCTCAACCCGGGCTACGAGAAGGTTCTCGACCTGGTCAAGGACGCGCTGGAGAAGACCCCGCTGGTCGGCAAGCCGCTGTTCGACGCGCTGCACGCGGTCAAGAAGGGCATCAAGGACGCGGTCGCCCCGCAGGCGCTGTTCGAGGATCTCGGCCTGAAGTACATCGGGCCGGTGGACGGGCACGACCAGGAGGCGCTGGAGTCGGCGCTCAACCGTGCCAAGCGCTTCGGCGGCCCGGTCATCGTGCACGCGGTCACCGCGAAGGGCTACGGCTACCAGCCGGCCCTCGACGACGAGGCCGACCGCCTGCACGCCCCGAGCGCGTTCGACCCGGAGACCGGCCGGCTGCTGGCCGCGCCCAGCCTGAAGTGGACCAACGTGTTCGCCGACGAGCTGGTCGCGATCGCGGGCGAGCGGCCGGACGTGGTCGGCATCACCGCGGCCATGCCCGAGTCCACCGGCATCGACAAGCTCGCCGCGGCGTTCCCGGACCGGGCGTACGACGTCGGCATCGCCGAGCAGCACGCCACCACCTCGGCCGCGGGCCTGGCGCTGGCCGGCCTGCACCCGGTGGTCGCGGTCTACGCCACCTTCCTCAACCGCGCCTTCGACCAGGTGCTGCTGGACGTGGCGCTGCACCGGCTGCCGGTGACGTTCGTGCTGGACCGGGCCGGCATCACCGGCCCCGACGGGCCCAGCCACTACGGCATCTGGGACATGTCCGTGTTCGGCGTGGTGCCGGGCCTGCGGGTGGCCGCCCCGCGCGACGCGGAGACGCTGCGCGAGGAGCTGCGCGAGGCGATCGGCATCACTGACGGCCCGACCATCGTGCGCTTCCCGACCGGCTCGGTCCCGGCGGCGCTGCCCGCGCTGCGCCGGGTCGGCGGCCAGGACGGGCTGGGCGGCCTGGACGTGCTGGCCGAGGCGGAGCGCAAGGACGTGCTGCTGGTCTCGGTGGGCGCGTTCGCGCACCTGTCCGTGCAGGTGGCCGCGAAGCTGGCCGAGCGCGGCTTCGGGGTGACCGTGGTCGACCCGCGCTGGGTGCGCCCGGTCCCGGTCGACCTGGTGGCCCTGGCCCGCGAGCACAAGCTGGTGGTGACGCTGGAGGACGGCGTACGCGCCGGCGGCGTCGGCGACGCGGTCTCCAAGCTGCTGCGCGACAACGAGGTGGACGTGCCGCTGCGCGACCTCGGCGTGCCGTTGCAGTGGCTGGACCACGGCACCCGCGCCGAGATCCTGGCTGAGATCGGCCTCACCGCGCCGGAGATCACCGAGCGGGTCACCAAGTGGGCCGCGGCGGTCACCACCCCGGCCCAGGCCCCCCTGGTCAGCTCCGTGCGCAGCTGA